From a single Brassica oleracea var. oleracea cultivar TO1000 chromosome C5, BOL, whole genome shotgun sequence genomic region:
- the LOC106295173 gene encoding pentatricopeptide repeat-containing protein At3g09650, chloroplastic — protein sequence MNILRPLPTSSSSFPPYTNSAIVTAAAAFTTTHNPISLCSINPPPFTAAGLPTRRHFFARSASGTANSSAGDLSSFLGSSPEAYSTHNDQELLSLLRSRRTDEAWAKYVQSTHLPGPTCLSRLVSQLSYQSKPESLTRAQSILTRLRNERQLHRLDANSLGLLAMAAAKSGQTLYAVSVIKSMLRSGYLPHVKAWTAAVANLSAAGDDGPEESIKLFTAITRRVRRFGDQSLVAQSRPDTAAFNAVLNACANIGDTEKYSKLFGEMSEWDCEPDVLTYNVMIKLCARVGRKELIVFVVERIIEKGVKVCMTTMHSLVAAYVGFGDLRTAERIVQAMREKRRDLCKVLRECNGEDLKEKEEEEEEEDAFEDDEGLVYTPRHEVIEEGSEDVFKKLLPNSVNPSDEPPLLPKAFAPDSRIYTTLMKGYMKNGRVADTARMLEAMRRQDDKNSHPDEVTYTTVVSAFVKAGLMDRARQVLAEMARMGVPANRITYNVLLKGYCKQLQIDKAEDLLREMAEDAGIEPDVVSYNIIIDGCILIDDSAGALSFFNEMRTRGIAPTKISYTTLMKAFAMSGQPKLANRVFDEMMRDPRVKVDLIAWNMLVEGYCRLGLIEDAKRVVSRMKENGFHPNVATYGSLANGVSLARKPGEALLLWKEIKERCVVKKREESEGDSSPPMLKPDEGLLDMLADICVRAAFFKKALEIIACMEENGIPPNKTKFKKIYVEMHSRMFTSKHASQARVERRVERKRAAEAFKFWLGLPNSYYGSEWKLGPRED from the coding sequence ATGAACATTCTCCGACCTCTTCCGACTTCATCGTCGTCATTTCCTCCATACACAAACTCCGCTATAGTAACCGCGGCGGCGGCTTTCACTACCACCCACAACCCCATATCCCTCTGCTCAATCAACCCACCACCATTCACAGCCGCTGGTCTCCCCACACGCCGCCACTTTTTCGCACGGTCCGCTTCCGGAACTGCCAACAGCTCCGCCGGAGACCTCTCATCGTTCTTGGGCTCTTCTCCAGAAGCCTACTCAACGCACAACGACCAAGAGCTTCTGTCTCTCCTGCGCAGCAGAAGAACCGATGAAGCTTGGGCCAAGTACGTTCAATCCACTCATCTCCCTGGTCCCACTTGTCTTAGCCGTTTAGTTTCACAGTTGTCTTATCAATCCAAACCCGAGAGCCTCACGCGCGCGCAGTCTATCCTCACGCGCCTCCGCAATGAGCGCCAGCTCCATCGTCTGGACGCCAACTCCCTCGGCCTCCTCGCCATGGCCGCCGCGAAGTCCGGCCAAACGCTTTACGCCGTCTCCGTCATCAAGTCAATGCTCCGTTCTGGGTACTTACCACACGTTAAGGCGTGGACAGCTGCAGTAGCTAACCTCTCTGCTGCTGGAGACGATGGACCTGAAGAGTCTATCAAACTCTTTACAGCTATCACACGAAGAGTCAGACGCTTTGGAGATCAATCTTTGGTCGCTCAGTCTAGGCCTGATACGGCTGCGTTTAACGCTGTGCTTAACGCTTGTGCGAATATCGGTGATACTGAGAAGTACTCGAAGCTGTTCGGTGAGATGTCTGAGTGGGATTGTGAGCCTGATGTGTTGACTTATAATGTAATGATCAAGCTTTGTGCGAGAGTTGGTCGGAAGGAGCTGATTGTGTTTGTCGTGGAGAGGATTATTGAGAAGGGAGTTAAGGTTTGTATGACTACGATGCATTCACTTGTAGCAGCTTATGTTGGTTTTGGAGATTTGAGAACTGCGGAGAGGATTGTTCAAGCGATGAGGGAGAAAAGGAGAGATCTTTGCAAGGTTTTGAGAGAATGTAATGGAGAGGATTTGAAGGAGAAAGAAGAGGAAGAAGAAGAAGAAGATGCGTTTGAGGATGATGAGGGTTTAGTTTATACTCCTCGGCATGAAGTAATCGAAGAAGGGTCTGAGGATGTGTTCAAGAAGTTGCTGCCTAACTCAGTTAACCCGAGTGATGAGCCTCCACTGTTGCCTAAAGCCTTTGCTCCTGACTCGAGAATCTACACAACGTTGATGAAAGGTTACATGAAGAATGGGCGTGTGGCGGATACAGCTAGAATGCTAGAGGCGATGAGACGTCAAGATGATAAAAATAGCCACCCGGATGAAGTTACCTACACCACGGTTGTGTCAGCTTTTGTAAAAGCCGGGTTGATGGATAGAGCACGACAAGTGTTAGCTGAGATGGCTAGGATGGGTGTACCTGCGAATAGGATCACATACAACGTCCTCCTCAAAGGGTATTGCAAGCAGCTGCAGATAGATAAGGCAGAGGATTTGCTAAGGGAGATGGCTGAAGATGCAGGGATCGAGCCAGACGTTGTGTCCTATAACATCATCATAGATGGATGCATTCTTATAGATGACAGCGCAGGAGCTTTATCGTTCTTCAATGAAATGAGAACTAGAGGGATTGCACCAACTAAGATTAGTTACACTACTTTGATGAAGGCTTTCGCAATGTCGGGGCAACCAAAGTTGGCGAACAGGGTGTTTGATGAGATGATGAGGGATCCAAGGGTCAAAGTTGATTTGATTGCGTGGAACATGTTGGTTGAAGGGTACTGCAGGCTTGGTTTGATTGAAGATGCGAAGAGAGTAGTTTCGAGAATGAAAGAAAACGGGTTTCACCCGAACGTGGCGACTTACGGGAGCCTAGCCAACGGGGTTTCTCTGGCGAGGAAGCCTGGTGAGGCGCTCTTGCTATGGAAGGAGATAAAGGAAAGGTGTGTGGTGAAGAAGAGGGAAGAATCTGAAGGAGATTCTTCTCCTCCGATGCTGAAGCCTGATGAAGGGTTGTTAGATATGTTAGCGGATATATGTGTGAGAGCTGCGTTTTTCAAGAAAGCATTGGAGATCATCGCCTGCATGGAGGAGAATGGGATACCTCCGAACAAAACTAAGTTCAAGAAGATCTATGTGGAGATGCACTCGAGGATGTTCACTAGCAAACATGCTTCACAAGCAAGGGTAGAGAGGAGGGTGGAACGAAAGAGAGCGGCTGAAGCTTTCAAGTTTTGGCTTGGTTTGCCTAATTCTTACTATGGCAGTGAGTGGAAGTTAGGTCCAAGAGAAGACTAG
- the LOC106295172 gene encoding probable DNA helicase MCM8 isoform X1 — MGVYGDGSDGASMTSRRRGSIGVDSVDIAKILAVYFRDNENSCIDEEKLMLTAELIRIFSSPSGRDLVSQQVSEDGGGSFSLPLDLQQFKKLCDIENFFLNLEDNPKGVLPCMNAAVHKVLLSQWETNGFDDVMKINIRLHNYPESSISLKNLRAAYIGKLVTVHGTVVKVSTVKPLVTQMAFDCAKCKTSITREFTDGKFSPPQNCDTHGCKSKMFIPLRSSAQTIDFQKIRVQELQKPEDHEEGRVPRTVECELMEDLVDTCIPGDVVTVTGIIGVINNYMDIGGGKSKSKNQGFYYLFIEAVSVKNSKKQSAFENSEDSGSGVQSADVGDLYSFSQRDLEFIVKFNEEYGSDTFRRILHSVCPSIYGHEIVKAGITLSLFGGVRKHSMDRNKVPVRGDIHVIIVGDPGLGKSQLLQAASAISPRGIYVCGNATTKAGLTVAVVKDSMTNDYAFEAGAMVLADGGVCCIDEFDKMTNEHQALLEAMEQQCVSVAKAGLVASLSARTSVIAAANPVGGHYNRAKTVNENLKMSAALLSRFDLVFILLDKPDELLDKQVSEHIMSLHSGGGEAPPALKKFKTASGSANVHAKEGSLLSRLRLDPKKDDDFTPIPGQLLRKYVAYARTFVNPKMSKAAGEIIQKFYLKLRDHNTSADSTPITARQLESLVRLAQARARVDLREDITVQDAMDVVEIMKESLYDKFVDEHGVVDFGRSGGMSQQKEARRFLSALDKQSELQQKDCYSVSEMYSLADRIGLRVPDIDTFLENLNTAGYLLKKGPKTYQVLSSSYSRSQSSRSR, encoded by the exons ATGGGTGTATACGGAGACGGGAGCGACGGGGCAAGCATGACGTCGAGACGCCGTGGATCAATCGGCGTTGATTCCGTCGATATTGCGAAGATATTAGCTGTGTATTTCAGAGACAACGAGAACTCGTGCATCGACGAGGAGAAGTTGATGCTCACGGCGGAGCTTATCCGCATATTCTCTTCGCCGAGTGGTAGAGACTTAGTTTCTCAG CAGGTGAGTGAAGATGGTGGTGGTTCCTTCTCTTTACCGCTTGATCTCCAACAGTTCAAGAAGTTATGCGATATCGAGAATTTTTTCCTTAATTTGGAGGATAATCCCAAAGGAGTTTTACCATGTATGAATGCTGCAGTTCACAAG GTTCTCTTAAGTCAATGGGAGACTAATGGCTTTGATGATGTTATGAAGATCAATATTCGTCTGCATAACTATCCTGAATCTTCAATCTCTCTGAAAAACCTGAGAGCAGCATATATTG GTAAGCTTGTAACAGTTCATGGGACCGTTGTTAAAGTTAGTACTGTGAAGCCTCTTGTCACACAGATGGCTTTTGACTGTGCAAAGTGTAAAACTAGCATTACCCGGGAATTTACTGACGGAAAGTTTTCACCTCCGCAAAACTGTGACACCCATGGATGTAAGTCCAAGATGTTTATTCCACTCCGATCCTCTGCTCAGACAATTGATTTTCAGAAAATCAG GGTTCAGGAGTTGCAAAAGCCTGAAGACCATGAAGAAGGACGGGTACCCCGAACTGTTGAATGTGAGCTGATGGAAGACCTTGTGGACACATGCATCCCTGGTGATGTGGTGACTGTTACAGGGATTATAGGTGTAATTAACAATTACATGGATATTGGGGGAG GGAAATCGAAGTCCAAGAATCAAGGATTCTACTATTTGTTTATAGAGGCAGTTTCAGTTAAAAACTCTAAGAAGCAGTCTGCATTTGAGAACTCAGAAGACTCCGGTAGTGGTGTCCAGTCTGCAGATGTTGGTGATTTATATTCATTCTCACAGAGAGACTTGGAATTTATTGTTAAGTTCAACGAAGAATATGGTTCTGATACATTCCGTCGCATACTTCATTCAGTTTGCCCATCTATTTATGGGCATGAAATTGTCAAAG CTGGGATAACTCTATCCCTGTTTGGAGGTGTAAGGAAGCATTCGATGGATCGGAACAAAGTTCCAGTCAGAGGAGACATTCATGTCATTATTGTTG GCGACCCTGGATTGGGAAAAAGTCAACTCTTGCAAGCAGCATCGGCCATCTCCCCTCGTGGCATCTATGTATGTGGTAATGCGACGACTAAAGCAGGGCTCACCGTTGCTGTAGTGAAAGATTCTATGACAAATGACTATGCGTTTGAGGCTG GTGCCATGGTACTTGCAGATGGCGGGGTTTGCTGCATTGACGAGTTTGATAAAATGACCAACGAGCATCAG GCTTTGCTAGAAGCAATGGAACAACAATGTGTCTCTGTTGCCAAGGCTGGGCTTGTGGCTAGTCTATCAGCTCGGACTTCTGTTATAGCCGCAGCAAATCCTGTTGGTGGCCACTACAA CCGTGCGAAAACTGTAAACGAGAACTTAAAGATGAGTGCTGCGCTTCTCTCGCGGTTTGATTTGGTTTTCATATTACTTGACAAACCTGATGAGCTACTCGACAAGCAAGTCTCAGAGCATATTATGTCG CTTCATTCTGGAGGTGGAGAAGCACCACCTGCATTAAAGAAGTTCAAGACAG CATCAGGATCTGCTAATGTGCATGCTAAAGAGGGTTCTCTACTCTCAAGACTGCGGTTAGACCCTAAGAAAGATGATGACTTCACTCCCATTCCTGGCCAACTGCTTAGGAAATATGTTGCTTATGCAAGGACTTTCGTCAACCCTAA GATGTCAAAAGCAGCTGGAGAGATCATACAAAAGTTTTACTTGAAGTTGAGAGACCATAACACATCCGCTGACTCAACACCAATAACAGCAAGACAATTGGAAAGTTTGGTCAGGCTTGCGCAAGCTCGAGCTCGGGTTGACTTAAGGGAAGATATAACAGTCCAGGACGCAATG GATGTGGTTGAAATAATGAAAGAATCTTTGTATGATAAGTTCGTAGATGAACATGGGGTTGTGGATTTTGGTCGGAGTGGAGGAATGAGTCAACAAAAGGAGGCAAGACGCTTCTTAAGTGCTCTTGATAAGCAATCAGAGTTGCAGCAGAAAGATTGTTACTCTGTTTCG GAGATGTATAGTTTAGCTGATAGGATCGGGTTACGAGTTCCAGACATCGATACATTCCTAGAGAACCTGAACACTGCCGGCTACTTGCTCAAGAAGGGACCAAAAACTTACCAG GTCCTCTCCTCATCTTATTCTCGGAGTCAATCATCCAGGTCAAGATGA
- the LOC106295374 gene encoding protein HUA ENHANCER 2, which yields MSTIMESPETLRKRKASESSKLSDETPTTKRRSSQKRACVHEVAVPNGYTPTKEEAIHGTLDNPLYNGDMAKTYPFQLDPFQSISVACLERKESILVSAHTSAGKTAVAEYAIAMAFRDKQRVIYTSPLKALSNQKYRELQHEFHDVGLMTGDVTISPNASCLVMTTEILRAMLYRGSEVLKEVAWVIFDEIHYMKDRERGVVWEESIIFLPPAIKMVFLSATMSNATEFAEWICYLHKQPCHVVYTDFRPTPLQHYAFPMGGSGLYLVVDENEQFREANFIKMHDTFPKPKSEGKKSANGKSGGRGGAKGGGGGGGGGDSDVYKIVKMIMERKFQPVIIFSFSRRECENHALSMSKLDFNTEEEKSTVEEVFNNAMLCLNEEDRSLSAIEMMLPLLQRGIAVHHSGLLPVLKELVELLFQEGLVKALFATETFAMGLNMPAKTVVFTAVKKWDGDSHRFIGSGEYIQMSGRAGRRGKDERGICIIMIDEQMEMDVLKDMMLGKPAPLLSTFRLSYYTILNLLSRAEGQFTAEHVIKHSFHQFQYEKALPDIENKVTKLEEEAAILDASGKAEVAEYHKLKLDIAPLEKKLMSEIIRPERVLCFLDTGRLVKIREGGTDWGWGVVVNVVKKTSVGTSSQGGGYIVDTLLHCSTGVSENGAKPKPSPPRPGEKGEMHVVPVQLPLITALSRLRISVPSDLRPLEARQSILLAVQELSSRFPLGFPKLHPVKDMNIQDTEIVGLVSQIEEAEQKLLAHPMHKSEDDQQMKSFQRKAEVNYEIQQFKSKMRDSQLQKFRDELRNRSRVLKKLGHIDADGVVQLKGRAACLIDTGDELLVTELMFNGTFNDLDHHQVAALASCFIPVDKSNEKVELRNELNRPLQQLKDNARKIAEIQHECKLEIDVEEYVESTIREGLMDVIYCWSTGSTFAEVMNKTDIFEGSIIRSARRLDEFLNQLRLAAEAVGENNLASKFAAASESLRRGIMFANSLYL from the exons ATGAGCACAATAATGGAATCACCGGAGACACTCCGCAAGAGGAAAGCATCCGAAAGCTCAAAGCTTTCTGATGAGACCCCCACGACGAAGCGCAGAAGCAGCCAAAAACGAGCTTGCGTACACGAAGTCGCCGTCCCCAACGGCTACACGCCAACGAAAGAGGAAGCGATTCACGGAACTCTCGATAACCCTTTGTACAACGGAGACATGGCCAAAACCTACCCTTTCCAGCTCGACCCTTTCCAGAGCATCTCCGTAGCGTGCCTGGAGAGGAAAGAATCGATTTTGGTCTCTGCTCACACTTCAGCTGGTAAAACAGCTGTTGCGGAGTATGCTATTGCCATGGCGTTTAGAGATAAGCAGAGGGTGATCTACACTTCCCCTCTGAAAGCATTGAGTAACCAGAAGTATAGAGAGCTCCAGCACGAGTTTCACGACGTTGGTTTGATGACCGGTGACGTCACGATCTCCCCTAACGCTAGTTGCTTGGTGATGACCACGGAGATTTTGAGAGCGATGCTTTATAGAGGCTCTGAGGTTTTGAAGGAGGTTGCGTGGGTGATTTTCGACGAGATTCATTATATGAAGGATAGGGAGAGAGGGGTTGTTTGGGAAGAGAGTATTATTTTCTTGCCGCCTGCTATTAAGATGGTTTTTCTCTCGGCCACGATGTCGAATGCTACTGAGTTTGCGGAGTGGATTTGCTATCTGCATAAGCAGCCGTGTCATGTTGTGTATACAGACTTTAGGCCGACGCCTCTGCAGCATTATGCTTTTCCTATGGGTGGGAGTGGGCTTTACCTTGTAGTTGATGAGAATGAGCAGTTTAGAGAGGCTAATTTCATTAAGATGCATGATACTTTCCCAAAGCCAAAATCTGAGGGGAAAAAGAGTGCAAATGGCAAATCAGGTGGTAGGGGCGGCGCTAAAGGTGGTGGCGGCGGCGGCGGTGGTGGTGATTCTGATGTTTACAAAATTGTAAAG ATGATCATGGAAAGAAAGTTCCAACCAGTCATCATCTTCAGCTTCAGTAGAAGGGAATGTGAAAATCACGCACTGTCAATGTCGAAACTCGATTTTAATACAGAGGAAGAGAAGTCGACTGTGGAAGAGGTGTTCAACAATGCTATGCTGTGCCTGAATGAGGAGGATAGATCTTTGTCTGCCATTGAGATGATGTTGCCACTGCTCCAACGTGGTATCGCTGTCCACCATTCTGGTCTTCTCCCTGTCCTCAAGGAATTAGTGGAGCTTCTTTTTCAGGAAGGACTTGTAAAAGCGCTTTTCGCCACGGAAACT TTTGCTATGGGTTTGAACATGCCTGCAAAAACTGTAGTGTTTACTGCTGTTAAGAAGTGGGATGGTGACAGCCATCGTTTCATTGGGTCTGGTGAATATATCCAG ATGAGCGGCAGGGCTGGACGTCGTGGAAAGGATGAACGTGGTATCTGCATTATTATGATTGATGAACAG ATGGAAATGGATGTACTCAAGGACATGATGCTGGGCAAACCAGCCCCTTTGCTTAGTACTTTTAGGTTGAGTTACTACACAATTTTGAATCTATTGAGTCGTGCCGAAGGACAATTTACAGCTGAGCATGTTATAAAGCACTCGTTCCACCAATTCCAATATGAAAAG GCTTTACCGGATATTGAGAATAAGGTGACCAAACTTGAAGAGGAAGCTGCCATCCTTGATGCTTCTGGAAAG GCGGAGGTTGCTGAGTACCATAAGCTAAAACTTGACATAGCTCCACTGGAAAAGAAACTTATGTCAGAGATAATAAGGCCTGAAAGGGTGCTTTGTTTTCTTGATACTGGTCGGCTG GTTAAGATACGAGAAGGTGGAACAGACTGGGGATGGGGAGTTGTAGTTAATGTTGTTAAAAAAACTTCCGTTGGAACCTCTTCACAAGGTGGCGGATATATAGTGGATACTCTTCTTCATTGCTCCACTGGTGTTAGCGAGAATGGTGCAAAGCCAAAGCCGTCTCCTCCCCGTCCTGGGGAAAAGGGTGAGATGCATGTG GTTCCTGTTCAGCTACCATTAATTACTGCTTTGAGCAGACTAAGAATATCGGTTCCGTCTGATCTTCGGCCACTAGAAGCAAGACAGAGCATACTACTGGCAGTACAGGAGTTGTCGAGTCGCTTCCCGTTAGGGTTCCCAAAACTCCATCCAGTCAAG GACATGAATATTCAAGATACAGAGATAGTGGGGCTGGTCAGCCAAATTGAAGAAGCTGAGCAGAAGTTACTTGCTCATCCGATGCACAAG TCTGAAGATGATCAGCAAATGAAGAGTTTCCAGAGAAAAGCGGAGGTGAATTATGAAATTCAGCAGTTCAAGTCGAAAATGCGTGATTCCCAG CTTCAAAAGTTTAGAGATGAGCTTAGGAACCGTTCTCGGGTATTAAAGAAACTTGGACACATTGATGCTGATGGTGTGGTTCAGTTAAAGGGACGAGCTGCCTGCTTGATAGACACAGGGGATGAACTGCTTGTCACTGAACTGATGTTCAATG GTACTTTTAATGATCTGGATCATCACCAAGTAGCTGCCCTCGCAAGCTGTTTCATTCCTGTAGATAAATCAAATGAAAAGGTAGAGCTAAGAAATGAACTTAATAGACCGTTGCAGCAGCTCAAAGATAATGCACGGAAAATTGCAGAG ATACAACATGAATGCAAACTGGAAATAGACGTTGAAGAGTATGTAGAATCCACCATCAGGGAAGGCCTAATGGACGTTATCTACTGTTGGTCAACG GGTTCGACCTTTGCAGAGGTTATGAATAAGACTGACATATTCGAGGGAAGTATCATTAGGAGCGCTAGAAGGCTCGACGAGTTTCTGAACCAG CTTCGACTTGCAGCGGAAGCAGTTGGAGAGAATAATTTGGCGAGCAAGTTTGCAGCTGCTAGCGAGAGCTTGCGAAGAGGTATTATGTTTGCGAATTCGCTTTATTTATAA
- the LOC106295172 gene encoding probable DNA helicase MCM8 isoform X2: MGVYGDGSDGASMTSRRRGSIGVDSVDIAKILAVYFRDNENSCIDEEKLMLTAELIRIFSSPSGRDLVSQVSEDGGGSFSLPLDLQQFKKLCDIENFFLNLEDNPKGVLPCMNAAVHKVLLSQWETNGFDDVMKINIRLHNYPESSISLKNLRAAYIGKLVTVHGTVVKVSTVKPLVTQMAFDCAKCKTSITREFTDGKFSPPQNCDTHGCKSKMFIPLRSSAQTIDFQKIRVQELQKPEDHEEGRVPRTVECELMEDLVDTCIPGDVVTVTGIIGVINNYMDIGGGKSKSKNQGFYYLFIEAVSVKNSKKQSAFENSEDSGSGVQSADVGDLYSFSQRDLEFIVKFNEEYGSDTFRRILHSVCPSIYGHEIVKAGITLSLFGGVRKHSMDRNKVPVRGDIHVIIVGDPGLGKSQLLQAASAISPRGIYVCGNATTKAGLTVAVVKDSMTNDYAFEAGAMVLADGGVCCIDEFDKMTNEHQALLEAMEQQCVSVAKAGLVASLSARTSVIAAANPVGGHYNRAKTVNENLKMSAALLSRFDLVFILLDKPDELLDKQVSEHIMSLHSGGGEAPPALKKFKTASGSANVHAKEGSLLSRLRLDPKKDDDFTPIPGQLLRKYVAYARTFVNPKMSKAAGEIIQKFYLKLRDHNTSADSTPITARQLESLVRLAQARARVDLREDITVQDAMDVVEIMKESLYDKFVDEHGVVDFGRSGGMSQQKEARRFLSALDKQSELQQKDCYSVSEMYSLADRIGLRVPDIDTFLENLNTAGYLLKKGPKTYQVLSSSYSRSQSSRSR; this comes from the exons ATGGGTGTATACGGAGACGGGAGCGACGGGGCAAGCATGACGTCGAGACGCCGTGGATCAATCGGCGTTGATTCCGTCGATATTGCGAAGATATTAGCTGTGTATTTCAGAGACAACGAGAACTCGTGCATCGACGAGGAGAAGTTGATGCTCACGGCGGAGCTTATCCGCATATTCTCTTCGCCGAGTGGTAGAGACTTAGTTTCTCAG GTGAGTGAAGATGGTGGTGGTTCCTTCTCTTTACCGCTTGATCTCCAACAGTTCAAGAAGTTATGCGATATCGAGAATTTTTTCCTTAATTTGGAGGATAATCCCAAAGGAGTTTTACCATGTATGAATGCTGCAGTTCACAAG GTTCTCTTAAGTCAATGGGAGACTAATGGCTTTGATGATGTTATGAAGATCAATATTCGTCTGCATAACTATCCTGAATCTTCAATCTCTCTGAAAAACCTGAGAGCAGCATATATTG GTAAGCTTGTAACAGTTCATGGGACCGTTGTTAAAGTTAGTACTGTGAAGCCTCTTGTCACACAGATGGCTTTTGACTGTGCAAAGTGTAAAACTAGCATTACCCGGGAATTTACTGACGGAAAGTTTTCACCTCCGCAAAACTGTGACACCCATGGATGTAAGTCCAAGATGTTTATTCCACTCCGATCCTCTGCTCAGACAATTGATTTTCAGAAAATCAG GGTTCAGGAGTTGCAAAAGCCTGAAGACCATGAAGAAGGACGGGTACCCCGAACTGTTGAATGTGAGCTGATGGAAGACCTTGTGGACACATGCATCCCTGGTGATGTGGTGACTGTTACAGGGATTATAGGTGTAATTAACAATTACATGGATATTGGGGGAG GGAAATCGAAGTCCAAGAATCAAGGATTCTACTATTTGTTTATAGAGGCAGTTTCAGTTAAAAACTCTAAGAAGCAGTCTGCATTTGAGAACTCAGAAGACTCCGGTAGTGGTGTCCAGTCTGCAGATGTTGGTGATTTATATTCATTCTCACAGAGAGACTTGGAATTTATTGTTAAGTTCAACGAAGAATATGGTTCTGATACATTCCGTCGCATACTTCATTCAGTTTGCCCATCTATTTATGGGCATGAAATTGTCAAAG CTGGGATAACTCTATCCCTGTTTGGAGGTGTAAGGAAGCATTCGATGGATCGGAACAAAGTTCCAGTCAGAGGAGACATTCATGTCATTATTGTTG GCGACCCTGGATTGGGAAAAAGTCAACTCTTGCAAGCAGCATCGGCCATCTCCCCTCGTGGCATCTATGTATGTGGTAATGCGACGACTAAAGCAGGGCTCACCGTTGCTGTAGTGAAAGATTCTATGACAAATGACTATGCGTTTGAGGCTG GTGCCATGGTACTTGCAGATGGCGGGGTTTGCTGCATTGACGAGTTTGATAAAATGACCAACGAGCATCAG GCTTTGCTAGAAGCAATGGAACAACAATGTGTCTCTGTTGCCAAGGCTGGGCTTGTGGCTAGTCTATCAGCTCGGACTTCTGTTATAGCCGCAGCAAATCCTGTTGGTGGCCACTACAA CCGTGCGAAAACTGTAAACGAGAACTTAAAGATGAGTGCTGCGCTTCTCTCGCGGTTTGATTTGGTTTTCATATTACTTGACAAACCTGATGAGCTACTCGACAAGCAAGTCTCAGAGCATATTATGTCG CTTCATTCTGGAGGTGGAGAAGCACCACCTGCATTAAAGAAGTTCAAGACAG CATCAGGATCTGCTAATGTGCATGCTAAAGAGGGTTCTCTACTCTCAAGACTGCGGTTAGACCCTAAGAAAGATGATGACTTCACTCCCATTCCTGGCCAACTGCTTAGGAAATATGTTGCTTATGCAAGGACTTTCGTCAACCCTAA GATGTCAAAAGCAGCTGGAGAGATCATACAAAAGTTTTACTTGAAGTTGAGAGACCATAACACATCCGCTGACTCAACACCAATAACAGCAAGACAATTGGAAAGTTTGGTCAGGCTTGCGCAAGCTCGAGCTCGGGTTGACTTAAGGGAAGATATAACAGTCCAGGACGCAATG GATGTGGTTGAAATAATGAAAGAATCTTTGTATGATAAGTTCGTAGATGAACATGGGGTTGTGGATTTTGGTCGGAGTGGAGGAATGAGTCAACAAAAGGAGGCAAGACGCTTCTTAAGTGCTCTTGATAAGCAATCAGAGTTGCAGCAGAAAGATTGTTACTCTGTTTCG GAGATGTATAGTTTAGCTGATAGGATCGGGTTACGAGTTCCAGACATCGATACATTCCTAGAGAACCTGAACACTGCCGGCTACTTGCTCAAGAAGGGACCAAAAACTTACCAG GTCCTCTCCTCATCTTATTCTCGGAGTCAATCATCCAGGTCAAGATGA